From the genome of Nicotiana sylvestris chromosome 1, ASM39365v2, whole genome shotgun sequence:
gcgcgccgcagcagtgttagtAAATTGTTGGACAGTTAGAGGATTTTTATCCGTTTTCcctgcttaacacatatttactGCCTTCACTGTTGATTTTAGAACCGTGTAGTGTTCTTAAAGGATTTCTTAttttcagttgttatttattgctattattcactgagttggagtactcactttactccctgcaccgtgtgtgaaGATACAGGGATCCCGAAGGCTTAGCTGTGATTATTTGCTGCTGTCCAGTTCAGTaccggagttatcgaggtagctgccggtgtccgcaggacccgatttctcctCTTATCTATCCTTTACTTCCGCATCTAGATTTCCTTTGTATATGATATTGATCAGTTGTATCTAGAGGCTCTGACTTGCAACGTCGGATCTGTTGGGCTGTTATTACTTTTGTTGTGGTTTCCACACTATTCCTATTATTATCAAACTGAGAATTTATGCTTAAATTGGTATTTTAAGTTAATGATTGGGTTGGAAATGTTcaaatggtcgggcttgcctaacaaggtgttgggcgccatcacgaccggggtttgggtcgtgacattatccAAGTGACAAATTTGGAGAAGTCGCGATGACAACTAATGTCTATAATCCTCATGTCGAAGGTCAACAAAACAGTGCATGTCGATTGAAACTAATTAAAGGAGCAAATATGATACAAGTCGGTTGGAGAGTAAGTCAATTAACCTTTTCATTGTGAATCTTCTTTTTCCTATCTACATAAATAAAGAAGTGAGCTATCTTTTCACCTACATTTAACATTAtttcctattttctttttagGTTGATCCTACCTTGTATTGTAACAACGCGACTAGATTTTTCATACATTTCCAGGCAAGTCCCTCActacaagaaaaaaaaatctgaaaatagctacgaacgtcgtcgctaatctgtcgctaaaatGCTCATAGACCATAGCTACCAGAATTTTTTGATAATTCATTACTAATccgtcgctaaatgagattagcgacgAATTTTTCAGTTTAGCTACAAAATTTGTCCGTCGCTAAAACCTGCTTTTTTAATTGTGCTGATTAGTATGATTAGATAGGGTTTTAAATAATTCATAATTCCTTTTGCTCCCtcaagtattttcttttcatactTTCAGGATGGTGAAAATGCTTGTTTCAACTTGTTATGTCCTGCCTTTGTACTTGTAAATCCAGGAGTAGCTATAGATGGAGCATTTGATATCGTTTCACAACGTGGAGGGAAAGTATATGAGATAGGACTTTCGATAAATTGggtaatttttctttgtttattctACCTTTAAGTAAGTAGAAGAATTAATTCAAGCATAAAAGCAATTTCGACCTTTATTTGTTAACCATTTTTTTACTATTGAAAATAGGATCAAAATGAAGGAAACTGGTGGCTATTCTATACAGAGACTAATACACCAATTTGTTTCTGGCCTCGAGAGGTGTTTGATGATTTTGACTATTTTGCTACAAGCGTTAAATGGGGCGGAGTCGTATATAGTCCACCAGGAATACCTACCACCTATGGGTTCAAGCTTTTTACCTATTAAAGACATTCATTATGACGGATATTGTAGAAATATTAAACTTTTAAGTGATAAGGGTGACTACATTGATACAAGCGACTTGCTATATTATTTAGACGCCCCTAATTTGTACAATGTAATATTTAGTGGGGATTATTTGAAAAACACAATGTTTTATGGTGGACCCGGTGCCTTGTGACCAGACATGAGTCTTTAATTAAGTCTAGCCATTCTATGGTAATTTGATTAATTGCTCAAAATAAATGCAAGAAAGTGGGTGCAATATCTTTTTATGTTAATTGTATTTTGTTTCAATTTTCAGTTGATTGAGAAAGAAAACCTTTACAATTATTTATGGagatattttttctttctttcttcttctgtcTTTTTTTAATTAGGAAACCGCCAAGATCTCTAACTGTCATGCCCCAAAAAGACCAGCGCAATCGGCACCTAGTATCTTCAACGTATACCGAGTGAACCACTTAAACCTGTCTATTTATTCATGATTATTTGAGTCATTTGGTTAGAAatctttgttttaattcaaaacATAATTAGGCCTTTGGCCAAATGACATAAGTGTGGAATGAACCTGAGAGTTCCAAAATATAAATGAGGAATTTTCAGAATtcactattgtttagtggctattaacttcTTAGAGCTACCATATATAAATTACTTTCTACAGCTACTATTTAGTTGTTACGGTAATGTATTCGTTGTATTCgcgctgctgtattcatgaatacaacagcaaAAAGCGCTTAAAAATTAGGGTAGTCCAgttgtacgcgcatgtattcacatgtattcatgaatacaacagcaaaaagcgcctaaaatcagGGCAGCCCAATTGTAAGCGCATGTATTGACATGTATTCAcaccatgtattcatgaatacagcagcaaAAAGCGCTAAAATTAGGGCAGTCCAGCTGTAAgcacatgtattcacatgtattcgcacTGCTGTATTCATAAATATCAGGGCAGTCCAGCTGTATGCGCATGTATTCACATATAATCGCGctatgtattcatgaatacagtaacgacaatcaccttaaaaataggtATGTCCAGCTGTCTAAGAGATAGGAAAAACATAAATAGCGTATTTCATGCATCAATGGTAGTATATACTATAAAtacttattttgctataaaatataaaaggtaactatagaaaataattttttaaactaATTTTGGTTTATAATAAGTAAATTGTATACCTTTGATATAGGAGAGGTAAAATTTCCAATATAAATCACATTTACATGACCAAACCTCCTCTGTGGGCCAACTCATTCATTAAGTTTTTGTGATCGACTCTTTTTGGGCCGAATCATTCATTAAGTTCCTATGGTCGACTCTTTTTGGGCGGACTCATTCATTAAGTTCTTACGGTTGACTCATATGTCTGACTCTCGGTGAGCCAACCCATTCTTATGGCTGACTCTCTGGAGTTTAAAGATTTTGTTTAGCAGGACCAAAAGTTTAAGACTGCCCCTTATTGTGTCATATTTCAGCAGTTAATTCGTCTTGGATGTATTATAATTTAAAGAACATAAGAGAATTCAAACTTCAACAAATAGCTACTTTTTAGACAGCTAATTAATATTTAGTTGCCCTTTAAAGTTATTCAAACATTTaccaaaataaattaatttggacaACAAAAATGCGGATTGGAAAATTCCCAAAAGATTTACTGGAGTTTGAGCTGCAACAATTATTTCATTTGTCACTTGTCCAAGTAAAAATTTGGGGAAATGGAGACTAAGAAATCAAGACGAGCCAAAACCATTTATTTCAACTCTTgaaaaaacaaaataaaccatTTAAGATTCATTAATTTTCGAGTATTCATCAACGAGTTTCTAAAATCTTTTCCAGAGGTGTATCAATGATCCATTAatcaataaagaaataaatcttcAAAAATGGAAATTATTTTTCCACTTTAGTTAAATAATCTCCTTATGGTAATGTCATTGCATTAGTTCACACTTTTCCCTCCACAAAAGGTAAGAAGATAAAAATATAGAAGTATTAGACACTCTTTATACTCCTACAAAACGAATTAATCTCCTCTATGGATATTATTACCAAAAATAATTGAAAACACTTTAAATCCTAATAAGTATAAAATCTTCTTGATAGTAGCTTAGGCAAGACCAGATAGAAAAATTCAACCTCAAGAGTATTGGTGAATCAAGTAATTGGTGGTCttttttctactattttaattTACTTTAATTTGATATATCTGAAATTTTATGAATGTTTGGTGCCATATTAAatgctctttttctttttttcttactCTTTTACACTCTTCACTACCCACGTATCGACTTTCATTCTTCTAGATGACATTTACTAGCTAGAATAAGTCATCGACTTGTAAAAataattagaaatttatttatttgaaataaATCATCTTCCTATACGACACATTTCTAAGTAaactttcttttatgatgtagaAAATGATAATGAATCGAAAGATTATTATACAACAACTTTTGTTGCTTCTCTTTCTATGCTTGAGTTATGATGGGGTTCGAGGAACAAAGTTATCCGACAAACAAGAAGATCTAGAGTTGGAGAGGCAACTAAAACGTCTCAATAAGCCTGCAATTAAAACGATTACGGTACGTGTCTCAATAGTTAAATTGCCATAATTGTTTTTTGTAACTTGTTTAGTGATTACATTTCTATTTTGTAACTTaattttgcctttcctttttattttcggTTTTTAAGTTCTCCTATTCTTATTCGGTGTGTGCAGTTTTGAATTTCTGATATTCTGCTACTATTAATTACCTGTCTTGGAGATAATTGTTTCGTTTCTCAAATGACCTTTTCATTAAATCTACATCCATATCATACGCCCACTTTTTTATGTATACACTGCTAATTAATTATACTCTTAGCCTCTTTGATATAATGTAAATCATTAatatttcaattttttcattaacAGACTGAATATGGTGATATATATGATTGTGTGGACTTCTATAAGCAACCTGCCTTTGATCATCCATTATTAAAGAATCACAATTACCATCCTCAGGTTTGCCTCCAAtataatcattttttttttcaattttgaaaataagtgatgaataataaaaagaaaatttgTATGAGCAGATGAAACCCTCTTCGTATGTGAAAGAGAGTGATTCAACTACATCGACAAGTAATGAGTTGCCAAGAATAAGATTGCCAGAGGGAGGTTGTCCTGTTGGAACTGTTCCTATCAGAAGAACAACGAAAGAAGATCTTATTAGACATAAACTTTTGCCCCCACCAGAAGATATAATGGTCGACAATCCACTTATTCATGTAAGATTATGTTATTTTCAATTGACAAAGTTGGTTCCAATACAATTCATATTTCACTATATTTTATTGCTAGTTATAACTTATAAACAAAACATGCCAAAGATCCATTTGCTATCACAGCTTTAATTGagttttttaatataatatatctatattattaccTTACTTTTGCACAGAGGGAAATCTCCATTGATTCGAAAAAAAGAAGATACAAACCTTTACAAGGGTACAAGGTAAATATCATGATTTATCatatttatttaaattatgttTAAATTATTCCTAGCTCTTCCTGAAGAATTTTCAAATTTGAGTGAtcctatatatttttactttcttCAGCTTGCAATCATTCATACCGAAGACAATCCGAGTAACAAATTTGGAGGAGGCGCCATGACAACTAGTATCTATAATCCTCATGTCGAAGGTCAACAACATAGTGCTTGTCGTTTGAAAATAGTTAAAGGACCTAATATTATACAAGTTGGTTGGAGAGTAAGTCAAATGAGCTCTTCACTGGGAATTAGTTCTTTTCCTATTTACATAATTAAACAAAGAAGTGAACTACCATTTATACATTTAACATTATTTTCTATTTGCTTTAATTAGGTTGATCCTACCTTATATGGTGACAACGCGACTAGGTTATACATACATTTCCAGGCAAGTCCCTAACTAATATAATTAGTtagatttttaaaattttcatataATTCCTCAAATATTTCTTTTCATACTTTCAGGATGGTAAAAATGCTTGTTTCAACTTGTTATGTCCTGCCTTTGTACTTGTAAACCGAGAAATAGTTGTAGATGGAGCACTTTATCCCGTTTCACAACGTGGAGGGAAATTATTTGAGACGAAACTTTCGATAAATTGGgtaaattttcttcttctttttttgaaattCAAGCATAAACGATCTCGATCTTTATTCgttaacctttttttttttggttgaaaataGGACCTAAACAAAGGAAACTGGTGATTGTTCATCACAAACGCTAATATACCAGTTGGTTTTTGGGCTCGAGAGGTGTTTGATGACTTTGACTATTATGCAACAAGCGTTCAATGGGGCGGAGTCGTATATAGTCCACCAGGAATACGTGAACCTCCCATGGGTTCAGGATTTT
Proteins encoded in this window:
- the LOC104227279 gene encoding protein neprosin-like; protein product: MTTNVYNPHVEGQQNSACRLKLIKGANMIQVGWRVDPTLYCNNATRFFIHFQDGENACFNLLCPAFVLVNPGVAIDGAFDIVSQRGGKVYEIGLSINWDQNEGNWWLFYTETNTPICFWPREVFDDFDYFATSVKWGGVKMIMNRKIIIQQLLLLLFLCLSYDGVRGTKLSDKQEDLELERQLKRLNKPAIKTITTEYGDIYDCVDFYKQPAFDHPLLKNHNYHPQMKPSSYVKESDSTTSTSNELPRIRLPEGGCPVGTVPIRRTTKEDLIRHKLLPPPEDIMVDNPLIHREISIDSKKRRYKPLQGYKLAIIHTEDNPSNKFGGGAMTTSIYNPHVEGQQHSACRLKIVKGPNIIQVGWRVDPTLYGDNATRLYIHFQDGKNACFNLLCPAFVLVNREIVVDGALYPVSQRGGKLFETKLSINWDLNKGNCVQWGGVVYSPPGIREPPMGSGFFPIRNTLYDAFCRNITLLSDKGDNINVGQLPTYVNNPNLYNAIDIPNGGDYFKHVMVYGGPGVQPDPISHISCWFDQNVNLICQNPSNQSVNLIFQLISLSLLCTDSPKDLPFLSSTRQLLLSFISVPNQFRAFRDNSLLTSLLSNSVWKSARFIA